In one Dehalococcoidia bacterium genomic region, the following are encoded:
- a CDS encoding cupin domain-containing protein translates to MTADATQPGILVRAGEAETLTLPNNSATLFAEGKDTGDAFSALRFTMGPGSDGARPHHHAKASELFFIIEGAVDILVGDSILTARAGDLAVVVPGAMHAFANASATDGADVLIIFGPAIERFDYFRMLRDVVAGKTPGSEILATQERFDNWFSGSEAWSAHRAAAQQRG, encoded by the coding sequence ATGACCGCTGATGCGACGCAGCCCGGCATACTCGTGCGCGCCGGCGAGGCCGAAACGCTCACGTTGCCGAACAACAGCGCCACGCTCTTCGCGGAAGGTAAGGACACAGGCGACGCTTTCAGCGCGTTGCGCTTCACCATGGGCCCTGGCTCCGACGGCGCGCGGCCGCACCACCATGCCAAGGCCTCGGAGCTCTTCTTCATCATCGAAGGCGCCGTGGACATTCTTGTGGGCGACAGCATCCTCACCGCGCGGGCGGGTGACCTCGCAGTCGTCGTGCCCGGCGCCATGCACGCGTTCGCGAACGCGAGCGCGACCGACGGCGCCGACGTCCTGATCATCTTTGGACCGGCGATCGAGCGTTTCGACTACTTCCGCATGCTGCGCGACGTGGTTGCCGGCAAGACGCCGGGTTCCGAGATCCTCGCGACGCAGGAGCGGTTCGATAACTGGTTCAGCGGCAGCGAAGCCTGGAGTGCGCACCGGGCGGCGGCGCAGCAGCGCGGCTGA
- a CDS encoding methyltransferase domain-containing protein: MHSPAHARRTAQRNAAFLLPHLTPNMRLLDVGCGPGSITIGLAAALAPGETTGVDASDEAIDSARRRATEENCTNVRFEVADAYALPFEDATFDAAFMHAVLQHLADPLAALREVRRVLKPGGVIGVADADYDGSIIAPDDPMLRRSFDVMAALRERGTGDVRVGKRLRSLLHEAGFERTVASANAQSDGTADAVRWTGEFQAQYYAAPAFVDHVALTGIATRDEMDAMSNAWRAWSTHPGAFWARFHCEAVGWRS, from the coding sequence ATGCATTCCCCCGCACACGCCCGTCGCACGGCGCAACGCAACGCCGCGTTCCTCCTGCCGCACCTCACGCCCAATATGCGGCTGCTCGATGTCGGATGCGGGCCGGGGAGCATCACGATCGGACTCGCTGCTGCGCTCGCGCCCGGTGAGACGACGGGCGTCGACGCAAGCGATGAAGCGATCGATTCGGCCCGGCGTCGCGCCACCGAAGAGAACTGCACGAACGTCCGCTTCGAGGTCGCTGACGCGTACGCGCTGCCGTTCGAAGACGCGACGTTCGATGCGGCGTTCATGCACGCCGTACTCCAGCATCTCGCCGACCCGCTCGCCGCGCTGCGAGAGGTACGGCGCGTGCTCAAACCCGGCGGCGTCATCGGCGTGGCGGACGCGGACTACGACGGCTCCATCATCGCGCCCGATGATCCGATGCTCCGTCGGTCGTTCGACGTGATGGCGGCGCTGCGGGAGCGTGGCACCGGCGATGTGCGCGTCGGCAAGCGGCTGCGCTCGCTGTTGCACGAAGCAGGCTTCGAGCGCACGGTCGCTTCGGCGAACGCGCAGTCAGACGGCACCGCCGACGCCGTGCGATGGACCGGTGAATTCCAGGCGCAGTACTACGCCGCACCGGCGTTCGTCGATCACGTCGCGTTGACCGGCATCGCCACGCGCGACGAGATGGACGCGATGAGCAATGCGTGGCGCGCGTGGTCGACGCATCCCGGGGCGTTCTGGGCGCGCTTCCATTGCGAAGCCGTCGGGTGGCGGAGCTAG
- a CDS encoding DinB family protein, translated as MSQRHDELRQSVTSGYEDMRALFGQLTPEAMQRPATDGWTVAQLAGHIAVSPRGQIFLINRLRKGRNATVPKPLAFIVNIRNWWMVRGFKNPTREELISALDDAHGELLACIEGISDEELDNAGTVFNSGYQTVFESVKGGADHSREHAAVLRAAAGVESAVAATP; from the coding sequence ATGAGCCAACGACACGACGAACTGCGACAGAGCGTCACCAGCGGCTACGAGGACATGCGCGCGCTCTTCGGGCAACTCACGCCCGAGGCGATGCAGCGCCCGGCAACAGATGGCTGGACCGTCGCACAGCTTGCCGGACACATCGCCGTATCGCCACGCGGGCAGATCTTCCTGATCAACCGCCTGCGCAAAGGGCGCAACGCCACCGTACCGAAGCCACTTGCGTTCATCGTCAATATTCGCAACTGGTGGATGGTGCGCGGATTCAAGAACCCGACGCGGGAAGAGCTGATCAGCGCGCTCGATGACGCGCACGGAGAATTGCTCGCCTGCATCGAAGGCATCAGCGACGAGGAACTGGACAACGCGGGCACCGTCTTCAACAGCGGCTATCAGACCGTGTTCGAAAGCGTCAAGGGCGGCGCTGACCATTCGCGCGAGCACGCTGCCGTGCTGCGGGCCGCCGCCGGCGTCGAAAGCGCGGTTGCCGCGACTCCGTGA
- a CDS encoding ABC transporter ATP-binding protein, translating into MIRLRSIKKIYRVGSQQVPALNGVDLDIADGEFLAIMGPSGSGKSTLMNIVGCLDRPTDGVYQLDGINVSRLGDAQLAKIRNRRLGFVFQSFNLLPRLRAVDQVALPLLYRGVSGRKRAAMAALRLVGLENRADHKPTQLSGGQQQRVAIARALVGNPTIILADEPTGALDTKTSHDVMEIFRRLNEVRGITIAFVTHEHEVAAYTRRVVSFRDGKIVSDVPNVPSYAQPAAVAADPAAP; encoded by the coding sequence ATGATCCGCCTGCGCAGCATCAAGAAGATCTATCGCGTCGGATCGCAGCAGGTGCCAGCGCTCAACGGCGTCGACCTCGACATCGCAGACGGCGAGTTCCTGGCGATCATGGGGCCGTCGGGCTCAGGCAAGTCGACGCTGATGAACATCGTGGGGTGCCTGGACCGGCCGACGGACGGCGTCTATCAGCTCGATGGCATCAATGTCAGCCGGCTCGGCGATGCGCAATTGGCGAAGATCCGCAATCGGCGGCTCGGCTTCGTGTTCCAATCGTTCAACCTGTTGCCGCGCCTGCGCGCCGTCGACCAGGTGGCGCTGCCGCTGCTGTATCGCGGCGTCTCCGGCCGCAAGCGCGCGGCGATGGCGGCGCTGCGCCTCGTCGGGCTCGAGAATCGCGCCGACCACAAACCCACGCAGCTATCGGGTGGCCAGCAGCAGCGCGTCGCGATCGCGCGGGCGCTTGTCGGCAATCCAACGATCATCCTTGCCGACGAACCGACCGGCGCGCTCGATACGAAGACAAGTCACGACGTGATGGAGATCTTCCGCAGGCTCAACGAAGTGCGAGGCATCACCATCGCCTTTGTGACGCACGAGCATGAGGTGGCGGCGTACACGAGGCGGGTCGTGTCGTTTCGCGACGGCAAAATCGTCAGCGACGTGCCCAACGTGCCTTCGTACGCGCAACCGGCGGCCGTCGCAGCGGATCCCGCGGCGCCATGA
- a CDS encoding ABC transporter permease, whose translation MTLIDVFLSATTALRSHVLRTFLTMLGIIIGVAAVIVLTAASEGAQQGVGERIRGLGSNLLFVKPGVEEDEGPSFPGQGPSLFFEDANAIKLAALPNIDGIASQAVVGEPGEIIQVRASYRSENFSTVMVGAESSYQFVRDFYVARGRFISEDDITKKALVVVLGSDAASELFGDIDPVGESIRIFAGVGQFGVTFNFTVIGVMEARGGSALGNEDERVFVPLPSVQARVALVRNPNGFTNIDQINIKLEDRGKTDETREAIAGVLREARGTVDNDFRIESQSELLSTATEVERSLQVLVLSIALISLVVGGLGIMNIMLVSVTERTREIGIRKAIGARRMDILMQFLVEAFLVTLIGGAIGVAGGWAATQIAEAWEIGGSDTQYTVTARWVFVGLLVSAFTGIVAGVYPAWSASRLDPIEALRHE comes from the coding sequence ATGACACTCATCGATGTCTTCCTCTCCGCGACGACGGCGCTGCGCAGCCACGTATTGCGCACGTTCCTCACGATGCTCGGCATCATCATCGGCGTGGCAGCGGTGATCGTGCTGACAGCGGCCAGCGAGGGTGCGCAGCAGGGCGTGGGCGAGCGCATCCGCGGCCTCGGCAGCAATCTTCTGTTCGTGAAGCCGGGCGTGGAGGAAGATGAGGGCCCATCGTTCCCGGGGCAGGGGCCGAGCCTGTTCTTCGAGGACGCGAACGCCATTAAATTGGCGGCGCTCCCGAACATCGACGGCATCGCCTCACAGGCAGTGGTCGGCGAACCGGGCGAGATCATCCAGGTGCGGGCGAGTTACCGCAGCGAGAACTTCTCCACGGTGATGGTGGGCGCGGAGTCCTCGTACCAGTTTGTGCGCGATTTCTACGTCGCACGCGGACGTTTTATCAGCGAGGACGACATCACGAAGAAGGCGCTCGTGGTCGTGCTCGGCTCCGACGCGGCGAGCGAGCTGTTCGGCGATATCGATCCGGTCGGCGAGAGCATCCGCATCTTCGCGGGCGTCGGCCAGTTCGGCGTCACCTTCAATTTCACTGTGATCGGCGTTATGGAGGCGCGCGGCGGCAGCGCCCTGGGCAACGAGGATGAGCGCGTCTTCGTGCCGCTGCCATCGGTGCAGGCGCGCGTGGCGCTGGTGCGCAACCCGAACGGCTTCACGAACATTGACCAGATCAACATCAAGCTCGAGGACCGCGGCAAGACCGACGAGACGCGCGAGGCGATCGCAGGTGTGTTGCGAGAGGCCCGCGGTACGGTCGATAACGACTTCCGCATCGAGAGCCAGAGCGAGTTGCTGTCGACGGCCACGGAGGTCGAGCGGTCGCTGCAGGTGCTGGTGCTTTCGATCGCGCTGATCTCGCTGGTCGTGGGCGGGTTGGGGATCATGAACATCATGCTCGTGTCCGTGACCGAACGGACGCGCGAGATCGGCATCCGCAAAGCGATCGGCGCGCGACGCATGGACATCCTCATGCAGTTCCTCGTCGAAGCGTTCCTGGTGACGCTGATCGGCGGCGCGATCGGCGTCGCGGGAGGCTGGGCGGCGACGCAGATCGCCGAGGCATGGGAGATCGGCGGCAGCGACACGCAGTACACGGTGACGGCCCGCTGGGTGTTCGTCGGGCTGCTCGTGTCGGCGTTTACGGGTATCGTCGCCGGCGTCTATCCGGCGTGGAGTGCGTCGCGGCTCGACCCGATCGAGGCGCTGCGGCACGAGTAG
- the acnA gene encoding aconitate hydratase AcnA, translating into MPAPLDSFKSRAPLTAGDRVFDIFRLDALESATASPVSRLPFSIKILLENLARHEDGITVTKDDVAALAAWNPLAPADREVWFTPARVLMQDFTGVPCVVDLAAMRDAIKALGGDPRRINPLQRADLVIDHSVQVDQFGTSGAFTYNTRIEFERNRERYGFLRWGQEAFDNFRVVPPGTGIVHQVNLEYLASVTFEKQQDGAVVAFPDTLVGTDSHTTMINGLGVFGWGVGGIEAEAAMLGQPMPMLTPEVIGFKITGELPEGATATDIVLRVTEMLRQKGVVGKFVEFFGAGLSNMSVADRATIANMAPEYGATMGYFPVDAETLTYLRFTGRPEPVVELVEAYSKAQGLFRTDATPDPVFTDMLALDLGDVEPSIAGPKRPQDRVPLRDAKHAWRTSLVSLLEQGISNGADQEKIQRWLGEGGSAATPVKEIAAAEPEPEPWECVPVREGDQQYDLRHGSVVIAAITSCTNTSNPAVMLASGLLAKKATERGLTTKPWVKTSLAPGSKVVTDYLAEAGLTPHLEKLGFYLVGYGCTTCIGNSGPLPQHISAAIRSGNLIVAAVLSGNRNFEGRVQSEVRANYLASPPLVVAYALAGKMDIDFQNEPLGSSSEGTPVFLRDVWPSQAEISEAIRTAVKSDMFREKYAQVFEGTDEWRALDVPRGNLYEWDDASTYVKRPPYFDGMTLLPDARSDIRGARVLAMLGDSITTDHISPAGAIAKTSPAGQYLIHNEVAPEDFNSYGSRRGNHEVMVRGTFANVRLRNQLAPGTEGGYTRHLPDGEQTSIYEAAMRYKDEGVPLIVLAGVEYGSGSSRDWAAKGAALLGVRAVIAKSYERIHRSNLVQMGVLPLQFEDGEDRMTLDLSGDELYEIDGIADALTPRKRLTVRARSADGSTKTFTVVCRIDTRIEVAYYTHGGILPYVLRQLVRV; encoded by the coding sequence ATGCCCGCCCCGCTCGATAGCTTCAAGTCACGGGCACCGCTTACCGCCGGCGACCGCGTATTCGATATCTTCCGGCTCGACGCGCTGGAGTCGGCGACCGCGAGCCCCGTGTCGCGCCTGCCATTTTCGATCAAGATCCTGCTCGAGAACCTGGCGCGGCACGAGGACGGCATCACGGTCACGAAAGACGATGTCGCGGCGCTGGCGGCGTGGAATCCACTCGCGCCTGCCGATCGCGAAGTGTGGTTCACGCCGGCGCGCGTGCTCATGCAGGACTTCACGGGCGTGCCGTGCGTCGTCGACCTGGCAGCCATGCGCGACGCCATCAAGGCGCTCGGCGGCGACCCGCGGCGCATCAATCCGCTCCAGCGGGCGGACCTGGTCATCGACCACTCGGTGCAGGTCGACCAATTCGGCACGTCGGGCGCCTTCACGTACAACACGCGGATCGAGTTCGAGCGCAACCGCGAACGCTACGGCTTCCTGCGCTGGGGACAGGAGGCGTTCGACAACTTCCGCGTCGTGCCGCCGGGCACGGGCATCGTGCACCAGGTCAATCTCGAGTACCTGGCGAGCGTGACCTTCGAAAAGCAGCAAGACGGCGCGGTGGTCGCGTTCCCCGATACGCTCGTCGGGACCGACTCACACACGACGATGATCAACGGGCTTGGCGTGTTCGGCTGGGGCGTCGGCGGCATCGAGGCGGAGGCGGCGATGCTCGGCCAGCCGATGCCGATGCTGACGCCGGAGGTCATCGGCTTCAAGATCACCGGCGAGTTGCCGGAGGGCGCGACGGCGACCGATATCGTGCTGCGCGTGACGGAGATGCTGCGGCAGAAGGGCGTCGTCGGCAAATTTGTCGAGTTCTTCGGCGCCGGCCTGTCGAACATGTCGGTCGCCGATCGCGCGACGATCGCCAACATGGCGCCGGAGTACGGCGCGACGATGGGCTACTTCCCCGTCGATGCCGAAACGTTGACGTACCTGCGCTTCACCGGTCGGCCCGAGCCGGTCGTCGAACTCGTCGAGGCGTACTCGAAGGCGCAGGGCCTTTTCCGCACGGACGCGACACCCGATCCCGTCTTCACCGACATGCTCGCACTCGATCTTGGCGATGTCGAGCCGAGCATTGCAGGCCCGAAACGGCCGCAGGACCGCGTGCCGCTGCGCGACGCGAAGCACGCCTGGCGCACCAGCCTCGTTTCGCTGCTCGAGCAGGGGATCTCGAACGGCGCTGACCAGGAGAAGATCCAGCGTTGGCTCGGCGAAGGCGGCAGCGCGGCGACGCCGGTGAAGGAGATCGCCGCGGCAGAGCCGGAACCGGAGCCGTGGGAGTGCGTGCCCGTGCGCGAAGGGGATCAGCAATACGACCTTCGGCACGGCTCCGTGGTGATCGCGGCGATCACGTCGTGCACGAACACGTCGAATCCGGCGGTGATGCTGGCGTCGGGGTTGCTCGCGAAGAAGGCGACGGAACGCGGGCTGACAACGAAGCCATGGGTGAAGACGAGCCTCGCGCCGGGTTCCAAGGTAGTGACGGACTACCTTGCCGAAGCCGGATTGACGCCGCACCTCGAGAAGCTGGGCTTTTACCTTGTGGGTTACGGCTGCACGACCTGCATCGGCAACTCCGGCCCGCTTCCCCAGCACATCAGTGCCGCAATACGCTCCGGCAACTTGATCGTCGCGGCGGTGCTGTCCGGCAACCGCAACTTCGAGGGGCGCGTGCAGTCCGAAGTGCGCGCCAACTATCTTGCATCGCCGCCGCTCGTCGTGGCGTACGCGCTTGCGGGCAAGATGGACATTGATTTTCAGAACGAGCCGTTGGGCTCAAGCAGCGAGGGGACGCCCGTCTTCCTGCGCGACGTGTGGCCTTCGCAGGCCGAGATCAGCGAAGCCATTCGGACTGCCGTGAAGTCCGACATGTTCCGCGAGAAGTACGCGCAGGTCTTCGAGGGCACCGACGAGTGGCGCGCGCTCGATGTGCCGCGGGGCAATCTGTACGAGTGGGACGACGCGTCGACATACGTCAAACGGCCGCCATACTTCGACGGCATGACGTTGCTCCCCGATGCCCGCAGCGACATTCGCGGCGCGCGCGTGCTCGCCATGCTCGGCGATTCGATCACCACGGACCACATCTCGCCCGCGGGCGCGATCGCGAAGACGAGTCCGGCAGGCCAATACCTGATCCACAACGAAGTGGCACCCGAAGACTTCAACTCGTACGGATCGCGGCGCGGCAACCACGAGGTCATGGTGCGCGGCACCTTCGCGAACGTGCGCCTGCGCAATCAGCTTGCGCCGGGCACCGAGGGCGGTTACACGCGCCACCTTCCGGACGGCGAACAGACCTCGATCTACGAAGCGGCGATGCGCTACAAGGACGAAGGCGTGCCGCTGATCGTGCTGGCGGGCGTCGAGTACGGCAGCGGTTCCTCGCGCGACTGGGCGGCGAAGGGCGCGGCGCTGCTCGGCGTTCGCGCGGTGATCGCGAAGAGCTACGAACGCATCCACCGCAGCAATCTTGTCCAGATGGGCGTGCTGCCGCTGCAGTTCGAGGACGGCGAAGATCGCATGACGCTGGACCTGAGCGGCGACGAACTGTACGAGATCGATGGCATCGCTGATGCACTAACGCCGAGGAAGCGCCTCACCGTGCGCGCGAGATCCGCCGACGGTTCGACGAAGACGTTTACCGTCGTCTGCCGCATCGACACGCGGATCGAGGTGGCGTATTACACGCACGGTGGCATCTTGCCGTACGTGCTGCGCCAGCTCGTACGGGTTTAG